Proteins encoded by one window of Candidatus Poribacteria bacterium:
- a CDS encoding ABC transporter permease subunit: MLRTLIRQELLAHLMSARFFAAVVITLLLVVANAVVLLEDYERRLSKYNQQENAHREKAQEARTYSMLKLSTERPPNPLSLFSAGLDKRLGTTFDIYHGFVPMISDGSARSLDNAFLNLFSKIDLVFIFQVVLSLMALLFAYDAIAGDWENGTLRLVISHPVRRGTILLAKYIGAMVCLLLPVLMSLLMVLILLSTVGSIQLDGEDFLRIGGIVLTTTIYLSAFYLIGLLISTTTRRTATSLMLCMFLWVTLVLVYPNWSRFAITPVGDTRAIRSSSDQQIEQIWEEVDREESRFLANSPLEGKPRKFNLDVQQSNSFSSAGHLNRRYGMDMKLGTESDPLVPHVQKYHAAMGALYIRSAEQIALARKQTLDSTALRESIWHERLMKLSPASLYTFATAAWAGTDLEGMFDFIQTVQGYRLTVIDYFHDKDAFGSRQWFASDKGSVDWWDLPQFHFNRVDILENATRALPELFLLLLINLVLFTVAFLIFIKIEV; encoded by the coding sequence ATGCTACGAACACTTATCCGTCAAGAACTTCTGGCCCATCTGATGAGTGCACGTTTTTTTGCTGCTGTTGTCATTACGCTTCTACTTGTTGTCGCCAATGCTGTCGTACTTCTTGAAGATTACGAGCGTCGGTTGTCGAAATATAACCAGCAAGAAAATGCACATCGTGAGAAGGCACAAGAAGCGAGAACCTATTCGATGCTAAAACTGTCTACTGAACGTCCGCCGAACCCCTTAAGTCTTTTTAGTGCCGGATTGGATAAGCGGCTTGGCACCACTTTTGACATTTACCACGGTTTCGTCCCGATGATTTCGGATGGCTCGGCGCGAAGTCTCGATAACGCGTTTCTCAACCTCTTTTCAAAGATTGATCTCGTCTTTATTTTTCAAGTTGTTTTGAGCCTGATGGCACTGCTTTTCGCTTACGACGCAATTGCAGGAGATTGGGAAAACGGCACCTTGCGTCTGGTTATTTCTCACCCTGTGAGACGCGGAACCATTCTACTTGCGAAATATATTGGAGCAATGGTCTGTCTGCTGCTTCCAGTGCTGATGAGTCTGCTGATGGTCCTGATTCTGTTATCCACTGTCGGTTCAATCCAATTGGATGGAGAAGATTTTCTCCGGATTGGTGGGATAGTTTTGACGACGACCATCTACTTGTCTGCATTTTATCTGATCGGACTGTTGATTTCTACCACAACGCGCCGCACTGCTACATCCCTGATGCTCTGTATGTTCTTGTGGGTAACTTTAGTGCTCGTCTATCCGAATTGGAGTCGGTTTGCTATCACCCCCGTTGGTGATACACGGGCAATACGATCATCATCAGATCAGCAGATTGAACAGATTTGGGAAGAGGTTGATAGAGAAGAAAGCCGGTTCTTAGCCAATAGTCCGCTTGAAGGCAAACCTCGAAAGTTTAATCTGGATGTCCAGCAGTCAAATAGTTTCTCGTCAGCGGGACACCTCAACAGACGGTATGGTATGGATATGAAATTGGGAACGGAATCAGATCCGTTAGTGCCACATGTTCAAAAGTATCATGCCGCCATGGGTGCCTTATACATCCGTTCGGCGGAACAAATTGCTTTAGCACGAAAACAGACCTTAGACAGCACCGCTCTCCGGGAATCAATATGGCATGAACGCCTGATGAAACTCAGTCCTGCAAGTTTGTATACGTTCGCAACTGCTGCGTGGGCGGGCACGGATCTGGAGGGTATGTTTGATTTTATCCAAACCGTTCAGGGGTACCGGCTTACGGTCATTGACTATTTTCACGATAAGGATGCGTTTGGGAGTCGGCAATGGTTCGCCTCCGATAAAGGTTCAGTAGACTGGTGGGATCTGCCCCAGTTTCACTTTAATCGGGTAGATATTTTGGAAAATGCAACGCGAGCACTGCCAGAATTGTTTCTGCTTCTACTCATCAACCTCGTTCTGTTCACGGTAGCATTTCTGATTTTCATCAAAATTGAAGTATAA
- a CDS encoding AAA-like domain-containing protein: MRRFGTQGRVYPDKHYVVARAEETADFIDRIKDGRYIVLFAPRQTGKTTFFRLALDALAIQDSTYFPIQLNFEEYEDYDPASFYASLHKEICKEIERVFQKRGTDPSDELARFLVNAEITDHVSMREFFEEFAKFLSQGTHWQRVVLAIDEFDAIPRAALKGFLRSLRYIYLSDQIRCPHSVGIVGVKGIAQLNYDRSISPFNIQDEFHLPSFTLEQVQELFGQYTDEVGQAFAPEVIASVHKQTAGQPVLVNRFAQILTEEMVIPKTATITMAHWTTAHAQLLEESNVNITHLTTNIRKDPRFENFLMRIMTRDEGIAFNLRNDIISELATYGVIKAGTDGMCEILNPIYLYCIMQVFKPLVNGLEQAYFPEDTDDAGREYLTPAGWIDMASLLDNFRDFIARAGFKILQVPDTPQESVGRHLLLAYLDEFVRRVGGVMHIEVQTGRGRMDLLITHNQRKYIVETKIWRGESRYQSGKKQLAAYLKLEGVTDGYYIVFGHRQTPEPRIETETLDGVAIRSYIIPVIQEAPSNINPPL; this comes from the coding sequence ATGAGACGTTTTGGAACCCAGGGGCGTGTGTATCCTGACAAACATTATGTGGTCGCCCGCGCCGAGGAGACCGCCGATTTCATTGACCGCATCAAAGACGGGCGGTATATTGTCTTGTTCGCGCCCCGGCAGACCGGCAAGACAACCTTTTTTCGCTTGGCACTTGACGCACTCGCTATTCAGGATTCAACCTATTTCCCGATTCAACTGAATTTTGAGGAGTATGAGGACTACGATCCAGCCAGTTTTTATGCTTCCCTTCATAAGGAGATTTGCAAGGAAATTGAGAGGGTTTTTCAAAAACGCGGGACGGATCCCTCTGACGAATTGGCGCGCTTTTTGGTAAACGCAGAGATAACCGACCATGTTTCAATGAGAGAGTTCTTTGAAGAGTTTGCGAAGTTTCTGTCTCAAGGCACGCATTGGCAGCGGGTTGTCCTTGCCATTGACGAGTTTGATGCTATCCCTCGTGCTGCACTTAAAGGGTTTTTGCGTTCGCTTCGCTATATCTACCTTTCCGACCAAATCCGATGTCCACACAGTGTTGGGATCGTTGGTGTTAAAGGGATCGCACAACTCAACTACGACCGATCTATTTCTCCGTTCAATATCCAAGATGAATTCCATTTGCCGAGCTTCACGCTTGAACAGGTGCAAGAATTGTTCGGACAATATACAGACGAAGTCGGGCAAGCCTTCGCACCAGAAGTGATTGCGTCCGTTCATAAGCAAACAGCGGGGCAGCCTGTACTCGTCAACCGATTTGCACAGATTCTCACCGAGGAGATGGTCATCCCAAAAACCGCGACGATTACAATGGCGCACTGGACGACAGCGCATGCGCAGCTTCTTGAGGAAAGTAATGTCAATATCACACATCTGACAACCAATATCCGTAAAGACCCGCGCTTTGAAAACTTTCTGATGCGAATTATGACGCGTGATGAAGGTATAGCCTTCAACTTACGCAATGACATCATCAGTGAACTCGCCACTTACGGTGTTATCAAAGCGGGGACTGACGGTATGTGTGAGATTCTCAATCCAATTTACCTCTACTGCATTATGCAGGTATTCAAACCACTCGTAAACGGGCTGGAGCAGGCGTATTTCCCTGAAGACACGGACGATGCGGGACGTGAATATCTCACACCCGCGGGGTGGATTGATATGGCATCTTTACTTGATAACTTCCGGGATTTCATCGCGCGGGCGGGGTTCAAGATTCTGCAGGTTCCAGATACGCCCCAAGAGTCGGTCGGACGACACCTCTTGCTCGCCTATCTTGATGAGTTTGTGAGACGCGTCGGCGGGGTGATGCACATTGAAGTGCAAACCGGGCGCGGCAGAATGGACCTCCTTATCACCCACAATCAGCGAAAATATATCGTTGAGACAAAGATTTGGAGAGGCGAGAGCCGCTATCAGTCAGGCAAGAAGCAGCTTGCAGCGTATCTCAAGTTAGAAGGCGTAACAGATGGATACTACATCGTGTTTGGTCATCGGCAAACCCCCGAGCCTCGGATAGAGACGGAGACTTTGGACGGTGTAGCCATCCGGAGTTATATTATCCCTGTGATACAGGAAGCCCCCTCAAACATTAACCCTCCTCTGTAG
- a CDS encoding transposase produces the protein MQQTPTRGHQQLRKGRHPIPGTYYYLTLTTLNKKPILATSKTADIIFQAFDWLETNDRLRWFCVIVMPDHIHAVIQLGSKQTLSRLIQSFKSHTAKQINACLGRSGSIWQPAYHDHGIRRDESLNAIIEYCYHNPVRAGLVKAARDYPFWRCKFEME, from the coding sequence ATGCAACAAACACCTACCCGTGGACACCAACAACTCCGTAAAGGTAGACACCCAATACCCGGCACCTACTATTATCTCACACTCACCACACTTAACAAAAAACCGATCCTCGCAACTTCTAAAACCGCAGACATCATTTTTCAGGCATTTGATTGGCTCGAAACCAATGATCGGCTCAGATGGTTTTGTGTGATTGTGATGCCAGATCATATCCATGCCGTTATCCAACTCGGTAGTAAACAAACATTATCAAGACTCATACAGTCCTTCAAAAGCCACACAGCGAAACAGATTAACGCGTGTTTGGGTCGTAGTGGTTCGATTTGGCAACCTGCTTACCACGATCACGGTATTCGGCGGGATGAATCATTGAATGCTATTATTGAGTATTGTTATCATAACCCGGTGAGAGCAGGATTGGTAAAGGCTGCGCGGGATTATCCATTTTGGCGGTGTAAATTCGAGATGGAATGA
- a CDS encoding trypsin-like peptidase domain-containing protein — MEESRELSDPIALLIRAEGAGRGSGFFVGKNLIATNIHVVAGATSISAELVGTETKFVVEGSTAFDPKNDLVILKIAGEGIPLPIGDSDLLQHGDAVQVIGYPRGKYKVTEGPIHSIRDSDKWIRMKCKTDGGNSGAPVLNGNGEVIAVAVANADYFTFAVPVTAVKMLLARMHEIEPLIQWQKREQIRAYVCLREGQNKHSPNLYPEAIVDLDKAIQLNPNCVYFYQSRGNVRFQLGKLKTDEGNLVEAQQHYRGTIDDYTKAIKLCPDYVSVYHSRGAAKSILGQFKFDEGKVKEAQNHYRDAIDDYTKGIELCANLAIVYNNRADTKWHFGKSEDAVGNIEAAKDLYQAALIDINTAIELDSDVALFYHTRGQIKAALGDYSAAIENYEAARKIDPDYTDVCEDIELARKALERVKRGPTED, encoded by the coding sequence ATGGAAGAGAGTAGAGAGTTAAGTGATCCTATAGCCCTTTTAATAAGAGCAGAAGGTGCTGGTAGAGGTAGCGGATTTTTTGTCGGGAAAAACCTAATTGCGACGAATATTCATGTTGTCGCAGGGGCGACATCAATTTCCGCAGAACTGGTGGGAACAGAGACCAAATTCGTTGTTGAAGGCAGCACAGCATTTGACCCCAAAAATGATCTCGTCATTCTAAAAATTGCAGGCGAGGGGATACCACTTCCTATCGGTGACAGTGATCTACTCCAGCATGGAGATGCTGTTCAAGTGATAGGCTACCCTCGTGGAAAATACAAGGTTACAGAGGGACCCATACATAGTATTCGCGATAGCGATAAGTGGATTCGGATGAAATGCAAGACTGATGGCGGGAATAGTGGTGCTCCTGTATTAAACGGTAACGGTGAGGTTATTGCGGTTGCAGTCGCCAATGCGGATTATTTTACTTTTGCTGTTCCGGTAACAGCAGTCAAAATGCTGCTCGCCCGGATGCACGAAATAGAACCTTTGATACAATGGCAGAAGAGAGAACAAATACGTGCTTATGTCTGTTTGCGTGAGGGCCAAAATAAACATTCACCTAATCTCTATCCGGAAGCGATAGTTGACTTAGATAAAGCTATCCAACTAAATCCAAATTGTGTCTATTTTTACCAGAGTCGAGGTAACGTAAGGTTTCAGTTGGGAAAATTAAAAACTGATGAAGGTAATTTAGTGGAGGCGCAACAGCACTACCGAGGCACTATTGACGATTATACAAAAGCCATCAAACTGTGTCCAGACTATGTTTCAGTCTACCACAGTCGAGGAGCTGCAAAGTCTATCCTTGGTCAATTTAAGTTTGATGAGGGCAAGGTCAAAGAAGCACAAAATCACTATAGAGACGCTATTGACGATTATACAAAAGGAATTGAATTATGTGCAAATTTGGCTATTGTTTACAACAACCGAGCAGATACAAAGTGGCACTTCGGCAAATCTGAAGATGCAGTGGGAAATATAGAAGCGGCTAAGGATTTATATCAAGCTGCACTAATTGACATTAATACTGCTATTGAATTAGACTCAGATGTCGCATTATTCTACCACACGCGGGGACAGATAAAGGCTGCCCTTGGCGATTATAGCGCGGCAATAGAGAACTATGAGGCAGCCCGCAAAATAGATCCCGATTATACGGATGTATGCGAAGACATAGAGTTAGCGAGAAAGGCTCTTGAACGGGTGAAAAGAGGGCCAACCGAAGATTGA
- a CDS encoding ABC transporter permease subunit — translation MIWHIIKRELFDHINSLRFILTVVMLSALMITNAVVHLRTHPKKIRNYSENVTKSFNKLESRTELYSLAEKGPGNLYKRPSPLAFIADGGNAYLPGHIFNEGSWSKSSAGGKLKSNWWLSYGTVNPDAKDLRPQATKIDWVFIITYLLSFIPLLFTFDALSGEREQGTLRLCLANPISRPVLLIGKFLGTLITVLIPFVLAVLLNLAVISIDSWTQLSAADWGRLGLILLIASSYAGIFVGLGLMVSAGTREPRMSLVVLLLIWVAAVVFMPSTLGTLSTKWMPPVQTIDQFRASREAILDQINADYNDRLNAIKEKKTPNLPNLSELQKLFETSPEAARAEAEKYRAAWETEGEEELALKAELVNRDVEVRERFNREYLDAQIAQVQRARVVTRFSPAAIVQYALESMAGTGFNRHLQYLEHVHDYTRQFRQFIVETDSADPQSRHLIGIREGMSQKPFSSEAIPKFEDQIAFSDTFNTATLDLLLLILLLGVFLSGAFLIFIRSAV, via the coding sequence ATGATTTGGCATATCATCAAACGTGAACTCTTTGACCACATCAATAGCCTGCGCTTTATTTTAACGGTTGTAATGCTTTCCGCCTTAATGATTACCAACGCTGTGGTGCATCTTCGGACGCACCCGAAAAAAATCCGTAATTATTCTGAGAACGTTACCAAATCCTTTAACAAGTTGGAATCTCGGACAGAGTTGTATTCTCTGGCAGAAAAGGGGCCCGGTAACCTCTACAAACGCCCTTCCCCACTTGCCTTCATCGCCGACGGCGGTAATGCTTATCTGCCGGGACATATATTCAACGAGGGGTCTTGGTCGAAAAGCAGTGCAGGTGGCAAGTTAAAAAGCAACTGGTGGTTGAGTTACGGCACTGTGAACCCAGACGCAAAAGATCTGCGTCCGCAGGCAACGAAGATAGATTGGGTATTTATTATCACCTATTTGCTTTCCTTCATTCCGCTCCTATTTACTTTTGATGCGCTTTCTGGGGAGCGAGAACAAGGGACCTTGCGATTGTGTCTTGCGAATCCGATTTCGCGCCCCGTTCTGTTAATCGGTAAATTTTTAGGGACGTTAATAACCGTCCTCATTCCGTTTGTTTTGGCAGTGTTGCTGAATCTGGCGGTGATTTCGATCGATAGTTGGACACAACTGAGCGCAGCCGACTGGGGACGTTTAGGGTTGATCCTGTTGATTGCTTCCAGCTATGCGGGTATCTTTGTCGGGTTGGGGCTGATGGTTTCCGCTGGTACGCGCGAGCCTCGGATGAGCCTTGTTGTGCTCTTATTGATTTGGGTGGCGGCTGTGGTTTTTATGCCATCTACCCTCGGCACCCTCTCCACAAAGTGGATGCCACCTGTCCAAACGATTGATCAATTTCGTGCTTCAAGAGAAGCAATCCTTGACCAGATTAACGCAGACTATAATGACCGATTGAACGCAATCAAAGAAAAAAAGACCCCTAACCTTCCAAACTTAAGTGAACTTCAGAAACTTTTTGAAACGTCACCTGAAGCTGCCAGAGCCGAAGCAGAAAAGTATAGAGCGGCGTGGGAAACGGAGGGTGAGGAAGAATTGGCACTCAAGGCGGAACTCGTCAACAGAGATGTAGAGGTTCGAGAACGCTTTAACCGCGAGTATTTAGACGCACAAATCGCGCAGGTACAGCGGGCAAGAGTTGTAACCCGGTTTTCACCGGCAGCGATTGTCCAATACGCCCTTGAATCAATGGCAGGTACTGGCTTTAACCGGCATTTGCAATATTTAGAACACGTACATGATTACACAAGACAATTTCGACAATTCATCGTCGAAACCGATAGTGCAGACCCACAAAGTCGTCATCTTATCGGTATCCGTGAGGGTATGTCTCAGAAGCCGTTCTCGAGTGAGGCGATTCCAAAATTTGAGGATCAGATCGCCTTCAGCGATACATTTAACACTGCGACCTTGGATCTGCTGCTACTCATTTTACTGCTCGGAGTGTTTCTTTCAGGGGCATTTCTTATCTTCATACGTTCAGCTGTATAA
- a CDS encoding N-6 DNA methylase, whose amino-acid sequence MPKLNLKPSHKAIRDYYATLQQYEQQGITHEGAVSSPFDTLLHTCAKQINATLVPQYPMRAPKGNRIVIDGVILDAYGLPLGYWEAKDIDDNLAKAVQEKRDAGYPLDNTLFQTPQRAILYQNGAEVLDIDITEPANLIAALQYLFAYVPPALDNWQTAVTDFREHVPDLANRLKELIEQHHETDTAFKKAFSDFYETCRTSINPDLSQDAVEEMLIQHILTERIFRTVFNNSAFTRRNIIAREIENVVDALIRQAFSREEFLKPLDRFYVAIEQAAMLCRDFTQKQHFLNTFYEKFFQGFSEDVADTHGIVYTPQPIVDFMVNSVEHILEAEFGRLLSDTGVHIIDPFVGTGNFIVRLMQDIQGTALEEKYRHALHCNEVMLLPYYIASLNIEQEYFQRTGTYLPFEGIALADTFELLEQEQGELFTRENTERVKRQKAADMFVVIGNPPYNAWQVNDSDNNRNRKYEAMDKRIADTYATDSKATLKNSLYDPYVKAIRWASDRIGNEGVVTFVTNNGFLEGIAFDGMRKHLADDFDAIYILDLGGNVRKGLKVSDANVFGIRVGVSINLFVKTKQNSSERPRISYFRTDDLWKKQQKFDFLTKQQHTGNITWEVIQPDRQYTWLTEGLHAEFDTFIPMGTKEAKAAKVDTIDAIFKTYCRGIITGRDAWVYNFNRNALVENIQGMIDTYNTEVDRWKRRENQRENVNNFVVYDDTKIKWDRELRQHLQRGRLAEYSQDKVRTSLYRPFTKSNLLFDRVLNNCFYLFPSIFPTPETESENLVICVSGIGHDIFRCHIANGIPELKFSNSSNGGTQCFPFYTYDEDGTNRQENITDWALAEFRTHYADDTITKWDIFHYNYGLLHHPAYCEKYEMNLKRDLPHIPFAADFWGFANAGAQLADLHVNYESVPKYDRLKYIETPDMPIDWRVEKMKLSKDKTQLKYNDFLTIDGIPLEVYDYRLGTRSALEWIVDQYRVKVDKRSGIVNDPNRANEPRYIVDLIARVITVSLKTVEIVNGLPPL is encoded by the coding sequence ATGCCGAAACTCAATCTTAAACCCAGTCACAAAGCAATCCGCGACTACTACGCCACACTGCAGCAATACGAACAACAAGGCATCACACACGAGGGGGCCGTTAGTTCACCGTTTGATACGCTCCTACACACCTGCGCAAAACAGATAAACGCTACGCTCGTTCCACAATACCCGATGCGTGCTCCAAAAGGAAACCGTATCGTCATTGACGGCGTAATCCTCGACGCATACGGACTCCCGCTCGGCTACTGGGAAGCGAAAGACATAGATGACAATCTCGCCAAAGCCGTACAAGAGAAACGGGACGCAGGCTACCCACTCGACAACACCCTCTTCCAAACACCACAGCGCGCCATCCTCTACCAAAACGGTGCTGAAGTCCTCGATATTGACATCACTGAACCGGCAAACCTAATCGCAGCACTCCAATATCTGTTCGCCTACGTTCCGCCGGCATTGGATAACTGGCAGACCGCCGTCACGGATTTCAGAGAACACGTGCCAGACCTCGCAAACAGATTAAAGGAACTCATTGAACAACACCACGAAACCGATACCGCATTCAAGAAAGCGTTCTCCGATTTCTACGAAACCTGCCGTACCTCTATTAACCCGGACCTCTCACAAGATGCCGTTGAGGAGATGCTCATCCAACACATCCTCACCGAACGCATCTTCCGTACTGTCTTTAATAATTCCGCCTTCACCCGTCGAAATATCATCGCACGTGAGATTGAAAACGTCGTTGACGCACTCATCCGTCAAGCGTTCAGTCGCGAAGAATTCCTCAAACCGTTAGACCGGTTCTACGTCGCCATTGAGCAAGCCGCGATGCTCTGCCGAGACTTCACCCAAAAACAGCACTTCCTCAATACGTTCTACGAGAAATTCTTTCAGGGGTTCTCCGAAGATGTTGCAGACACGCACGGCATCGTCTACACACCACAACCGATTGTTGATTTCATGGTGAACAGTGTAGAGCATATTCTCGAAGCCGAGTTCGGTCGGTTGCTCTCGGATACCGGCGTACATATCATCGATCCATTTGTTGGAACGGGGAACTTCATCGTCCGACTCATGCAGGACATCCAAGGCACAGCGTTAGAGGAGAAATATCGGCATGCGTTGCATTGCAACGAGGTAATGCTCCTGCCTTACTACATCGCCAGTCTTAACATCGAACAAGAGTACTTCCAACGCACAGGGACGTACCTACCCTTTGAAGGCATCGCACTTGCAGACACGTTTGAATTGCTTGAACAGGAGCAAGGCGAACTCTTTACACGTGAAAACACAGAACGGGTCAAGAGACAGAAAGCAGCAGATATGTTCGTCGTTATCGGTAATCCACCTTACAACGCGTGGCAGGTCAATGACAGTGACAATAACAGAAATAGAAAATACGAGGCGATGGACAAGCGGATTGCAGACACCTATGCTACAGATTCTAAAGCGACGCTCAAAAACTCACTCTACGATCCGTATGTCAAAGCAATTCGGTGGGCATCCGACAGAATTGGCAATGAAGGTGTTGTTACCTTCGTCACAAATAACGGATTCCTTGAGGGGATAGCGTTTGATGGCATGCGAAAACACCTCGCAGACGATTTTGACGCTATTTATATTCTGGATTTAGGTGGGAACGTGCGGAAGGGATTAAAGGTTTCTGATGCAAATGTGTTCGGAATTCGGGTAGGCGTGAGCATCAACCTATTTGTCAAAACCAAACAGAATTCGTCGGAAAGACCCCGTATCTCCTACTTTCGCACCGACGACCTATGGAAAAAACAACAGAAGTTTGACTTTCTGACTAAACAGCAACACACAGGTAATATCACGTGGGAAGTGATTCAACCTGATAGACAATACACATGGCTTACCGAAGGACTCCATGCTGAATTTGATACTTTCATTCCAATGGGGACTAAGGAAGCAAAAGCAGCGAAAGTTGACACAATAGACGCAATTTTTAAGACTTACTGTCGTGGTATTATAACCGGTCGCGACGCATGGGTCTACAACTTCAACCGAAATGCCCTCGTTGAGAATATTCAAGGAATGATAGACACCTACAACACAGAGGTAGATAGATGGAAACGTCGAGAAAACCAACGGGAAAATGTCAATAATTTCGTGGTTTACGATGATACAAAAATCAAATGGGATCGGGAATTACGCCAGCATTTGCAACGCGGTAGACTTGCTGAATATTCCCAAGATAAAGTGCGAACATCCCTTTACCGTCCATTTACAAAATCTAACCTGTTATTCGATCGCGTTCTAAACAATTGTTTCTACCTCTTTCCTTCCATTTTCCCCACACCTGAGACGGAAAGCGAGAATCTGGTGATTTGTGTAAGTGGAATAGGACACGATATTTTTAGATGCCATATTGCTAATGGAATCCCTGAGTTGAAATTCTCAAACTCCTCAAATGGCGGAACCCAATGTTTCCCCTTCTATACCTATGATGAGGACGGCACAAACCGGCAAGAGAACATCACCGATTGGGCATTGGCAGAATTCCGGACCCATTACGCGGACGACACCATCACCAAATGGGACATCTTCCATTATAACTATGGTCTCTTGCACCATCCTGCATATTGTGAGAAATACGAGATGAACCTCAAGCGCGACTTACCGCATATCCCCTTCGCCGCAGATTTCTGGGGATTTGCCAACGCCGGTGCGCAACTCGCAGACCTCCACGTTAATTACGAATCTGTCCCCAAATACGACAGACTCAAATACATCGAAACCCCTGATATGCCGATAGATTGGCGTGTCGAGAAAATGAAACTCTCCAAAGACAAGACGCAGTTGAAATACAACGATTTCCTCACGATAGACGGCATCCCTCTGGAGGTCTATGACTATCGGTTAGGCACACGTTCAGCGTTAGAGTGGATCGTAGATCAGTATCGCGTCAAGGTAGACAAACGGAGCGGCATCGTCAACGACCCCAACCGTGCGAATGAACCGCGCTATATCGTAGACCTCATCGCCCGCGTTATCACTGTCAGCCTCAAAACCGTCGAGATCGTTAACGGGCTGCCACCATTGTAA
- a CDS encoding WD40 repeat domain-containing protein translates to MTKLISFILSLTVAVFLANGFAGGLPVGAIAQIDTGQQSVNAIAYSRVANRLAVAAAENIRIYDANTYKELMVFVGHTDSVLAVTFSPNGKRLVSGGSDETVRLWEADTGKLLRTREEHTGPINAVAFSANGEKFWSGGNTDPAIRSWFSADGGKASKGGFMPADVFTATAFPSGGETAARALDKASAHKDLVKFLLESGDNLGTSIAFLSGVNNPGIISGHTDSVNVLTLYADQKTLATGSMDKTIQLWNMADPKKSLHILAGHTEGITAMDFSVNGKRLASGSFDKTVRLWDVVTGQHLRTLTGHTGEIGAVTFLGDKTLAGIGFAEAKTLATGSSDGTVFIWDLNKIVSTD, encoded by the coding sequence ATGACGAAATTAATAAGTTTTATTCTCAGTTTGACCGTTGCTGTATTTCTCGCAAATGGGTTTGCTGGGGGCTTACCCGTAGGTGCTATCGCCCAAATTGATACTGGACAGCAATCTGTTAACGCTATCGCATATTCTCGAGTCGCAAATCGACTTGCAGTGGCAGCGGCAGAAAACATCCGTATCTATGATGCGAATACCTATAAGGAACTGATGGTGTTTGTTGGACATACGGATTCGGTATTAGCAGTTACCTTCTCCCCAAATGGTAAACGCCTCGTGAGTGGCGGTTCAGACGAGACGGTGCGTTTATGGGAGGCAGACACCGGTAAACTTTTGCGGACCCGCGAGGAACATACGGGACCTATCAATGCTGTCGCTTTTTCTGCCAATGGTGAAAAGTTTTGGAGTGGTGGCAACACAGACCCGGCAATTCGATCTTGGTTTTCGGCTGACGGTGGAAAAGCGAGCAAAGGTGGTTTCATGCCTGCGGATGTTTTCACTGCAACAGCATTTCCATCCGGAGGCGAAACCGCAGCGAGAGCCTTGGATAAGGCATCAGCTCACAAAGATTTGGTTAAGTTTTTGTTGGAAAGTGGTGATAACCTTGGGACGAGTATTGCTTTCCTTTCTGGAGTTAACAATCCAGGTATCATATCTGGGCATACGGATTCAGTGAATGTACTAACCCTCTATGCAGATCAGAAGACCCTCGCGACTGGAAGTATGGACAAAACGATCCAACTATGGAATATGGCAGACCCCAAGAAATCGCTTCATATCCTTGCAGGGCATACCGAGGGTATTACAGCCATGGACTTCTCAGTAAATGGTAAACGCCTTGCAAGTGGGAGTTTTGATAAGACGGTCCGATTATGGGATGTTGTCACCGGACAGCATCTTCGGACGCTTACTGGACATACAGGCGAAATCGGTGCGGTGACGTTCTTAGGAGATAAAACACTTGCCGGCATCGGATTTGCTGAAGCCAAAACACTTGCCACTGGAAGTTCAGATGGCACTGTTTTTATTTGGGACCTGAATAAAATCGTCTCAACGGATTAG